A stretch of the Amycolatopsis sp. BJA-103 genome encodes the following:
- the fdxA gene encoding ferredoxin produces MTYVIAEPCVDVLDKACIDECPVDCIYEGDRMLYIHPDECVDCGACEPVCPVEAIYYEDDVPDEWNDYTKANVDFFDELGSPGGASKVGKTSHDPAFIKALPPQGE; encoded by the coding sequence GTGACCTACGTGATCGCCGAGCCCTGCGTCGACGTGCTCGACAAGGCGTGTATCGACGAGTGCCCCGTGGACTGCATCTACGAGGGTGACCGCATGCTGTACATCCACCCGGACGAATGCGTCGACTGCGGTGCCTGCGAGCCGGTTTGCCCCGTCGAGGCGATCTACTACGAGGACGACGTCCCCGACGAGTGGAACGACTACACCAAGGCCAACGTCGACTTCTTCGACGAACTCGGCTCGCCCGGTGGTGCTTCGAAGGTCGGCAAGACCAGCCACGACCCCGCCTTCATCAAGGCTCTTCCCCCGCAGGGCGAATGA
- the dapC gene encoding succinyldiaminopimelate transaminase yields the protein MSRVVLPDFPWDSLAEAKTKARAHPGGIVDLSIGTPVDPVPESIRAALASVSEIPGYPTTHGVPELRVAAIEALSRRHGVEGVPEAAVLPTIGSKELVASLPRQLGFGPGDLVVIPEVAYPTYEVGVLMAGASLLRADSTFALGPQRPSMLWLNSPSNPTGRVLGVDHLRKVVEWARERDVVVVSDECYLALGWENEPVSILHPSVHGGSLDGLLAVHSLSKSANLASYRAGFVTGDPKLVAGLLEIRKHSGLIVPRPVQEAMVAALKDDEALAVQRERYARRRLVLRKALLDSGFEISHSEAGLYLWSTRGESALDTVDWLADRGILAAPGTFYGPTGGRHVRIALTATDERIDAAAERLTA from the coding sequence ATGAGCCGGGTCGTCCTTCCTGATTTTCCCTGGGACTCCCTCGCCGAAGCCAAGACGAAGGCCCGGGCGCATCCCGGTGGCATCGTCGACCTGTCGATCGGCACGCCGGTGGACCCGGTCCCCGAGAGCATCCGCGCGGCGCTCGCGTCCGTTTCGGAGATCCCGGGGTATCCGACCACGCACGGCGTCCCCGAGCTGAGGGTCGCCGCGATCGAAGCGCTTTCGCGGCGACACGGCGTCGAGGGCGTTCCCGAAGCGGCCGTACTGCCGACGATCGGTTCCAAGGAACTGGTCGCTTCGCTGCCTCGGCAACTGGGCTTCGGCCCGGGTGACCTCGTTGTCATCCCCGAGGTGGCGTACCCGACGTACGAGGTCGGCGTGCTGATGGCGGGTGCTTCCCTGCTTCGCGCGGACAGCACCTTCGCGCTCGGCCCGCAGCGGCCGTCGATGCTGTGGCTGAACTCGCCGTCGAACCCGACCGGGCGTGTGCTCGGTGTCGATCACCTGCGCAAGGTGGTCGAATGGGCGCGGGAACGCGACGTCGTCGTGGTCTCCGACGAGTGTTATCTGGCGCTGGGCTGGGAAAACGAGCCCGTGTCGATCCTGCACCCGTCCGTGCACGGCGGCTCGCTCGACGGCCTGCTGGCCGTCCACTCGCTGTCGAAGTCCGCGAACCTCGCCAGCTACCGCGCCGGATTCGTCACCGGCGACCCGAAACTCGTCGCCGGCCTGCTGGAGATCCGCAAGCACTCCGGGCTGATCGTGCCGCGTCCGGTGCAGGAGGCCATGGTCGCCGCGCTGAAAGACGACGAAGCCCTTGCCGTCCAACGGGAACGCTATGCGCGCCGTCGACTGGTGCTGCGGAAGGCGTTGCTGGACAGCGGTTTCGAGATCTCGCACTCGGAGGCGGGGCTCTATCTCTGGTCGACGCGCGGGGAATCCGCGCTCGACACGGTCGACTGGCTCGCCGATCGCGGCATCCTCGCCGCGCCGGGCACGTTCTACGGGCCGACGGGCGGCCGGCACGTCCGGATCGCCCTGACGGCGACGGACGAGCGGATCGACGCTGCCGCGGAGCGGCTCACCGCCTGA
- a CDS encoding helix-turn-helix domain-containing protein, with amino-acid sequence MGEEVGGRLRRLRAERGLTQRELAEPHYTAAYVSSVETGARTPSGDALRHFAARLGVDTGELLGVTSPRDDVRLDLDIAAAAAEFLAGNGSAPQMRRLVRRAEKIGRDRQAGLAWLWLARFTEGDARSRLVAAAEAALGDDIPPYREVAAALRANVLIGRGEPHHAMHLLRTALDASLDRHPHPVLLLTLHAYLADGRLRLGETAQAAHHAGEALRLSRGDEEILTELTGNQHRLAETYLADGRVADAVAAVSVLHDLLHERALRPVLARCLFARALARRADDPEGALADLRASRAAVPDHAVTLELADVCRDLGRLDDAAALLAEAAEAIPADSPHSASLTFQQGSLALARGDLESAEAGFAHAIDVAALRDARGVLAASIDKAGELLRDQGRSEEAADLLRRGLLLLGAEEDVPK; translated from the coding sequence ATGGGCGAGGAGGTCGGCGGACGACTGCGGCGGCTGCGCGCCGAACGCGGCCTCACCCAGCGCGAACTCGCCGAACCGCACTACACCGCCGCGTACGTCTCGTCCGTCGAAACGGGGGCGCGGACGCCGTCCGGCGACGCGTTGCGCCACTTCGCCGCGCGGCTCGGGGTGGACACCGGCGAACTGCTCGGCGTGACCTCGCCCCGCGACGACGTCCGGCTCGATCTGGACATCGCGGCGGCCGCGGCGGAGTTCCTCGCGGGGAACGGGTCGGCTCCCCAGATGCGGCGGCTGGTGCGGCGGGCGGAGAAGATCGGGCGCGACCGTCAGGCCGGACTCGCCTGGCTGTGGCTCGCGCGCTTCACCGAGGGCGACGCCCGGTCGCGGCTGGTGGCCGCCGCCGAAGCCGCCCTGGGCGACGACATCCCGCCGTACCGCGAAGTGGCCGCCGCGCTGCGGGCGAACGTCCTGATCGGCCGTGGCGAGCCGCACCACGCGATGCATCTGCTCCGGACGGCGCTCGACGCGAGCCTCGACCGCCATCCGCATCCGGTGCTCCTGCTGACCCTGCACGCGTACCTCGCCGACGGCAGGCTCCGCCTCGGCGAGACCGCCCAGGCCGCGCACCACGCGGGCGAGGCGCTGCGGTTGTCGCGCGGCGACGAGGAGATCCTGACCGAACTGACCGGGAACCAGCACCGGCTCGCCGAGACCTATCTCGCCGACGGACGGGTGGCCGACGCCGTCGCCGCCGTGTCGGTCCTGCACGACCTGCTCCACGAGCGCGCCCTGCGGCCGGTGCTGGCCCGGTGCCTGTTCGCGCGGGCGCTGGCCCGGCGTGCCGACGATCCCGAAGGCGCCCTCGCGGACCTTCGCGCGTCCCGAGCGGCCGTGCCCGATCACGCCGTCACCTTGGAACTCGCCGACGTCTGCCGCGATCTCGGTCGTCTCGACGACGCCGCCGCACTGCTCGCCGAAGCGGCCGAAGCCATCCCTGCGGACTCACCGCACTCCGCGTCACTCACGTTCCAGCAGGGCTCGCTGGCCCTGGCTCGCGGAGACCTCGAATCAGCCGAAGCGGGCTTCGCGCACGCCATCGACGTCGCCGCCCTCCGCGACGCCCGCGGCGTCCTGGCTGCTTCAATCGACAAGGCGGGAGAACTGCTTCGCGACCAGGGGCGCTCAGAAGAGGCCGCAGATCTGTTGCGGCGGGGACTCCTCCTGCTCGGCGCCGAGGAGGACGTTCCGAAATGA
- the dapE gene encoding succinyl-diaminopimelate desuccinylase, translating to MPSLDLHADPVDLTAALVDIFSVSEEEKVVADAVQAALETQAPHLEVIRNGDAVLARTNLGRPSRVLLAGHLDTVPVNENMPVRREGTGDDEVLHGLGTVDMKSGDAVFLHLAAALREPKHDVTFVFYDCEEIEATKNGLGRIERELPEWLHADLAILGEPSNGGIEGGCQGTMRIEIRVEGVRAHTARGWMGVNAIHGLAEPLRRLAEYTPRVVDIDGLTYREGLQATKIGGGVAGNVVPDEAVLTINHRFAPDRSAEAAEAHLREVFEGYDVKVVDLSPGALPGLSAPAAAELVAAAGGKAVAKLGWTDVARFAALGIPAVNFGPGDPTLAHTRQENVRAGEIRQVAAVLREFLS from the coding sequence ATGCCTTCGCTCGATCTGCACGCGGACCCCGTCGACCTCACCGCCGCGCTGGTGGACATCTTCAGCGTCTCGGAAGAGGAGAAGGTCGTCGCGGACGCCGTGCAGGCCGCGCTGGAAACGCAGGCCCCGCATCTCGAGGTGATCCGCAACGGTGACGCGGTCCTCGCCCGCACGAACCTCGGCCGCCCTTCGCGGGTGCTGCTGGCCGGGCATCTCGACACCGTGCCGGTCAACGAGAACATGCCGGTGCGCCGTGAGGGGACCGGTGACGACGAGGTCCTGCACGGTCTGGGCACCGTCGACATGAAGAGCGGCGACGCCGTCTTCCTGCACCTCGCGGCTGCCCTGCGCGAGCCGAAGCACGACGTCACCTTCGTGTTCTACGACTGCGAAGAGATCGAAGCGACGAAGAACGGTCTCGGCCGTATCGAGCGCGAGCTGCCCGAGTGGCTGCACGCCGATCTCGCGATCCTCGGCGAGCCGTCGAACGGCGGTATCGAGGGTGGCTGTCAGGGCACGATGCGGATCGAGATCCGCGTCGAAGGCGTACGAGCGCACACCGCGCGCGGCTGGATGGGCGTCAACGCGATCCACGGCCTCGCCGAACCACTGCGCAGGCTGGCCGAGTACACGCCGCGCGTGGTCGACATCGACGGCCTGACCTACCGCGAAGGCCTGCAGGCCACGAAGATCGGCGGCGGTGTCGCGGGCAACGTCGTGCCGGACGAGGCCGTGCTCACGATCAACCACCGGTTCGCCCCCGACCGCAGTGCCGAAGCCGCAGAGGCGCACCTTCGCGAGGTCTTCGAGGGCTATGACGTCAAAGTTGTCGACTTGTCGCCAGGGGCATTGCCCGGTCTGAGCGCCCCCGCCGCGGCCGAGCTGGTCGCCGCGGCAGGCGGCAAGGCGGTCGCGAAGCTGGGCTGGACCGACGTCGCGCGCTTCGCGGCTCTCGGGATTCCGGCGGTGAACTTCGGCCCCGGCGACCCGACGCTGGCGCACACGCGGCAGGAGAACGTGCGGGCGGGCGAGATCCGGCAGGTCGCCGCGGTGCTGCGCGAGTTCCTCAGCTAG
- a CDS encoding TetR/AcrR family transcriptional regulator, protein MTATSRKEKAAETEAALKDAAKRVFAAKGYLNTKITDITAEAGRAAGSFYNHFAGKEELLEALLADLAAASDVNASLPEHKADFTDPDAVRWHVREYWNFHRDNAATMLALRQAAMVSDDFARTFARFGAQQAADILDHLGYITAAGMELPASERLSLAMMAELVNGFAHTWLLDPSSASEEEAIEALTRFIYRGFTGRDAV, encoded by the coding sequence ATGACGGCGACGAGCCGCAAGGAGAAGGCGGCAGAGACCGAGGCCGCGCTCAAGGACGCGGCGAAGCGCGTTTTCGCGGCGAAGGGGTACCTGAACACCAAGATCACCGACATCACGGCGGAAGCCGGACGCGCGGCGGGGTCGTTCTACAACCACTTCGCGGGCAAGGAGGAGCTGCTCGAAGCGCTCCTCGCGGACCTCGCGGCGGCGAGCGACGTCAACGCGTCCCTGCCGGAGCACAAAGCCGACTTCACCGACCCGGACGCGGTCCGCTGGCACGTCCGCGAGTACTGGAACTTCCATCGGGACAACGCCGCGACGATGCTCGCCCTGCGCCAGGCCGCGATGGTCAGCGACGATTTCGCACGCACCTTCGCGCGGTTCGGCGCCCAGCAGGCGGCCGACATCCTCGACCACCTCGGGTACATCACCGCGGCGGGGATGGAACTCCCGGCGTCGGAACGGCTTTCGCTCGCGATGATGGCCGAACTGGTCAACGGCTTCGCGCACACGTGGCTGCTCGACCCGTCATCGGCTTCCGAAGAGGAAGCCATCGAGGCGCTCACGCGGTTCATCTACCGGGGGTTCACCGGCCGCGACGCGGTCTGA
- the dapD gene encoding 2,3,4,5-tetrahydropyridine-2,6-dicarboxylate N-succinyltransferase: protein MSEQTPDPETTGATGVGLATVTSDGTVLDTWFPLPKLTSGTEGKAGTVRLTAEEATEALGEAAAAQLGPDTDRGVEVVAVRTTIARLADAPGDTHDVYLRLHLLSHRLVRPHGASLDGIFGLLANVVWTNHGPCPVEGFEATRLRLRARGNVTVYSVDKFPRMVDYVVPTGVRIGDADRARLGAHLANGTTVMHEGFVNFNAGTLGASMVEGRISAGVVVGDGSDVGGGASIMGTLSGGGKETISIGERCLIGANGGVGISLGDDSVVEAGLYVTAGTKVSFEGKVVKALELSGISGAVFRRNSGTGAVEVVARTGVGIELNAALHAN, encoded by the coding sequence GTGAGCGAGCAGACCCCTGATCCCGAAACGACCGGCGCCACCGGCGTCGGACTGGCCACCGTCACCAGCGACGGGACGGTGCTGGACACCTGGTTCCCGCTGCCCAAGCTGACCAGCGGCACCGAGGGCAAGGCCGGCACGGTCCGGCTGACCGCCGAAGAGGCCACCGAGGCCCTCGGCGAGGCCGCCGCCGCCCAGCTCGGCCCGGACACCGATCGCGGTGTCGAGGTCGTCGCGGTCCGCACGACCATCGCCCGTCTCGCCGACGCCCCCGGCGACACGCACGACGTCTACCTGCGCCTTCACCTGCTGTCGCACCGGCTGGTCCGGCCGCACGGCGCGAGCCTGGACGGCATCTTCGGCCTTCTGGCGAACGTCGTGTGGACCAACCACGGGCCGTGCCCCGTCGAGGGCTTCGAGGCGACCCGGCTGCGGCTGCGGGCACGCGGCAACGTCACCGTCTACAGCGTGGACAAGTTCCCGCGGATGGTGGACTACGTCGTGCCCACCGGCGTCCGCATCGGCGACGCCGACCGCGCGCGTCTCGGCGCGCACCTGGCCAACGGCACCACGGTCATGCACGAGGGCTTCGTCAACTTCAACGCCGGCACGCTCGGCGCCTCGATGGTCGAAGGCCGCATCTCGGCGGGCGTCGTCGTCGGTGACGGCTCCGACGTCGGCGGCGGCGCGTCGATCATGGGCACGCTGTCCGGCGGCGGCAAGGAGACCATCTCGATCGGCGAGCGCTGCCTGATCGGCGCGAACGGCGGCGTCGGCATCTCGCTCGGCGACGACTCGGTCGTCGAGGCGGGCCTGTACGTCACCGCGGGCACGAAGGTGAGCTTCGAGGGCAAGGTCGTGAAGGCACTGGAGCTGTCCGGCATCTCGGGCGCGGTGTTCCGGCGGAACTCCGGGACCGGCGCCGTCGAGGTCGTCGCGCGCACCGGCGTCGGCATCGAGCTGAACGCGGCCCTGCACGCCAACTGA
- a CDS encoding aminoglycoside phosphotransferase family protein, which yields MTEVDLEDVGARLASRFGPDAEGWLAEVPALAARLASRWGFELGELFESGASSVVLRCRWSDGTPAVLKLSPDGALLAKQVEMLRVFAPSGRVPTVLAADADAGAMVLEEIQPGTPAEDLPAETLPRLWGDLLTSLHAVAPPAGWPSSLRGRFEESFARIGKRLAEPAINARIGQDTWQRAIDRCAALLDTQAGVVLLHGDLHLGNALDGGPSRGLIAIDPKACVGDPCFDAVDYVVSGAEHEGVEARCHVVADACGLDGDRLYAWSRVVAPMFAISFLTYGGAERAIDELLALAS from the coding sequence ATGACCGAAGTGGACCTGGAAGACGTCGGCGCCCGGTTGGCGAGCCGATTCGGCCCGGACGCCGAAGGGTGGCTCGCCGAGGTTCCGGCCCTCGCCGCGCGACTGGCCTCGCGATGGGGCTTCGAGCTCGGCGAGTTGTTCGAAAGCGGAGCGTCGTCCGTCGTCCTGCGGTGCCGCTGGTCCGACGGGACCCCGGCGGTGCTCAAGCTCAGCCCGGACGGGGCGCTGCTGGCCAAACAGGTCGAAATGCTGCGCGTGTTCGCGCCCTCGGGCCGGGTTCCCACCGTGCTGGCCGCCGACGCGGACGCCGGCGCGATGGTGCTGGAGGAGATCCAGCCGGGCACCCCGGCCGAAGACCTGCCGGCGGAGACCTTGCCGCGTCTATGGGGTGATCTGCTCACCTCGCTGCACGCCGTGGCCCCGCCCGCGGGCTGGCCGTCGAGTCTGCGCGGCCGGTTCGAGGAGTCCTTCGCCCGGATCGGCAAGAGGCTGGCCGAACCGGCCATCAACGCCCGGATCGGCCAGGACACCTGGCAACGCGCGATCGACCGTTGCGCGGCGCTGCTGGACACCCAGGCAGGCGTCGTACTGCTCCACGGCGATCTGCACCTCGGCAACGCCCTGGACGGCGGCCCGTCGCGCGGCCTGATCGCGATCGATCCGAAGGCGTGCGTGGGCGACCCGTGCTTCGACGCCGTGGACTACGTCGTGTCCGGCGCCGAGCACGAAGGGGTCGAGGCCCGGTGTCACGTGGTGGCGGACGCCTGCGGTCTCGACGGAGACAGGCTCTACGCCTGGAGCCGGGTGGTCGCGCCCATGTTCGCCATCTCGTTCCTCACCTACGGCGGTGCGGAGCGGGCGATCGACGAGCTGCTCGCCCTGGCTAGCTGA
- a CDS encoding FAD-dependent monooxygenase produces MMKVLIAGAGPTGLTLAIDLARRGVDVRIVEKAETFFEGSRGDGLQPRTLEVFEDLGVLDAVLAAGQAPVPLKIHLGGEVVGERMMAELTEPTPDVPYPNSYFLGQSRTEGILRDRLAEFGVRVELGTPLTGFEQDADGVTAELPGERIRVDYLVGADGGKSFVRKALGIAFEGTTDESIRMLLGDVQAEGLDRAYGHWFAKPEDPMAGIVLTPLPGVPHFQFGAPLGEEEVEASLGTLQAHLDALSGGGVRLHDLTWSTVWRPNIRLAERFREGRVFLAGDAAHAHPPTGGQGLNTGVQDAYNLGWKLADGSRELLDSYEPERRGVAARVLKISTEILEKYTEGADDAFERGENTRQLDIGYRGGPLAPEATGRIRPGDRAPDAPLKDANGKPVRLFELLRGPRATVLVFGDGPAPEGARRILPAGSTLSDEDFEDVGGHAFAAYEAGNGRQVLIRPDGYIRGLTA; encoded by the coding sequence ATGATGAAGGTACTGATCGCGGGGGCGGGGCCGACCGGGCTCACGCTGGCCATCGACCTCGCGCGCCGCGGTGTCGACGTGCGGATCGTGGAGAAGGCCGAGACGTTTTTCGAGGGTTCACGCGGCGATGGTCTGCAGCCGCGCACGCTGGAGGTCTTCGAAGACCTCGGCGTCCTGGACGCGGTGCTGGCCGCCGGGCAGGCGCCGGTGCCCCTGAAGATCCACCTGGGCGGTGAGGTCGTCGGAGAGCGGATGATGGCCGAGCTCACCGAGCCGACCCCGGACGTGCCCTATCCGAACAGCTACTTCCTCGGCCAGTCGCGGACCGAGGGGATCCTGCGGGACCGGCTCGCCGAGTTCGGGGTCCGGGTCGAGCTCGGCACCCCGCTGACCGGCTTCGAGCAGGACGCCGATGGCGTGACCGCGGAACTGCCGGGCGAGCGGATCCGGGTCGACTACCTCGTCGGCGCGGACGGCGGTAAGAGCTTCGTGCGCAAGGCGCTCGGCATCGCGTTCGAGGGCACCACCGACGAATCGATCCGCATGCTGCTGGGCGATGTCCAGGCCGAGGGCCTCGATCGCGCGTACGGGCACTGGTTCGCGAAGCCCGAGGACCCGATGGCGGGGATCGTGCTCACGCCGCTGCCCGGCGTCCCGCACTTCCAGTTCGGCGCGCCGCTCGGCGAGGAGGAGGTCGAGGCGTCACTGGGTACGCTGCAGGCCCACCTCGACGCGCTGTCCGGCGGCGGGGTCCGCCTGCACGATCTGACCTGGTCGACGGTGTGGCGACCGAACATCCGGCTGGCCGAGCGGTTCCGGGAGGGCCGCGTGTTCCTCGCGGGCGACGCCGCGCACGCCCACCCGCCCACCGGCGGGCAGGGGCTCAACACCGGCGTGCAGGACGCGTACAACCTGGGCTGGAAACTCGCCGACGGGTCGCGCGAGCTGCTCGACAGCTACGAGCCCGAGCGGCGCGGGGTCGCGGCGCGGGTACTGAAGATCAGCACGGAGATCCTCGAGAAGTACACCGAGGGCGCGGACGACGCCTTCGAGCGCGGCGAGAACACCCGCCAGCTCGACATCGGCTACCGCGGCGGCCCGCTCGCGCCGGAGGCGACCGGCCGGATCCGGCCCGGTGACCGCGCGCCGGACGCGCCGCTGAAGGACGCGAACGGCAAGCCCGTCCGGCTGTTCGAGCTGCTGCGCGGCCCGCGGGCGACGGTGCTGGTGTTCGGCGACGGTCCCGCTCCCGAAGGCGCGCGCCGGATCCTTCCCGCGGGCAGCACGCTGTCCGACGAGGACTTCGAGGACGTCGGCGGGCACGCCTTCGCCGCGTACGAAGCCGGGAACGGGCGGCAGGTGCTGATCCGCCCGGACGGCTACATCCGCGGGCTCACCGCCTGA
- a CDS encoding DUF3152 domain-containing protein, with protein MTARRALAVVVCALVVAGCEAHSIAPPVVTPAPAVSAPVPSSTPSPKPVLAPPSAAIAFPPAGSGQWLFPGGEGPVAGQAGRLLRYRVAVEADVAGVSPDGFAQAVESTLSDPRGWTGGGRWRLQRVGPDGPFDFTLYLATPKTRDVLCGRPDGYTSCRNGNSVVLNVARWANGVPGYGAPLTVYRQYMVTHEVGHRLGRGHETCPVPGALAPVMQQQTLGLHGCAPNPWPYPDGTQYSGPSGEYDDPIPRGDS; from the coding sequence ATGACCGCGCGCCGGGCTCTGGCCGTCGTCGTGTGCGCCCTGGTGGTGGCCGGCTGTGAAGCTCACTCGATCGCCCCTCCCGTGGTGACCCCGGCGCCCGCCGTTTCGGCTCCGGTTCCGTCTTCGACTCCTTCGCCGAAGCCCGTGCTGGCACCGCCGTCCGCCGCGATCGCCTTCCCGCCGGCGGGATCCGGTCAGTGGCTCTTCCCCGGCGGCGAAGGTCCGGTCGCCGGGCAGGCCGGAAGGCTGCTGCGGTACCGCGTCGCCGTCGAAGCCGACGTCGCCGGCGTGAGCCCGGACGGTTTCGCCCAGGCCGTCGAGTCCACTTTGAGCGATCCGCGCGGCTGGACCGGCGGCGGACGTTGGCGGCTCCAACGCGTCGGCCCGGACGGACCGTTCGACTTCACGCTCTACCTCGCGACGCCGAAAACGCGCGACGTGTTGTGCGGCAGGCCGGACGGCTACACCTCTTGCCGCAACGGGAACAGCGTCGTGCTCAACGTCGCGCGCTGGGCGAACGGCGTCCCCGGTTATGGCGCGCCGCTGACGGTCTATCGCCAGTACATGGTCACGCACGAGGTGGGGCACCGGCTCGGACGCGGGCACGAGACCTGCCCCGTGCCGGGCGCCCTCGCACCGGTGATGCAGCAGCAGACCCTCGGCCTGCACGGCTGCGCGCCGAATCCGTGGCCCTATCCGGACGGGACGCAGTACTCGGGCCCGTCGGGGGAGTACGACGATCCGATCCCGCGCGGAGACTCGTGA
- a CDS encoding CHAD domain-containing protein — protein sequence MTAETLPRKNVPSTTPAALGLGDRPAKAGPDDPAATHVRVKLDVEIRALLAHEPGTKSGADPEDLHQMRVALRRMRSVLKLSGRLVGPDAEPVRAELGWLGQSLGDVRDFDVLIGHLREVVAEFEVRDQPAARRLVSKFVTDRGVAKRRLTRALASPRYASMLQDIGRLARQPAAEEPTSEAAPTSADLVAGLAKPHRKLAKAVKALPSNPPDDDLHALRIYGKKLRYAAEMAKPAAKKKQAARIQQLIKATKDLQTVLGDHQDACIAADRMRDVVSSVDSEVAFIAGRVAEKELLRRAEVRAVWRDVWAEVDAAAQAVSPRM from the coding sequence GTGACAGCCGAGACCCTGCCGCGCAAGAACGTCCCTTCGACCACTCCGGCCGCGCTCGGGCTCGGCGACCGTCCCGCGAAAGCCGGGCCGGACGATCCGGCGGCCACTCACGTCCGGGTCAAACTCGACGTCGAGATCCGCGCGCTCCTCGCGCACGAGCCCGGCACCAAATCCGGCGCCGACCCCGAAGATCTGCACCAGATGCGGGTCGCGCTGCGCCGGATGCGGAGCGTCCTCAAACTCTCGGGCCGCCTCGTCGGCCCGGACGCCGAGCCCGTTCGCGCCGAACTCGGCTGGCTCGGCCAGTCGCTCGGCGACGTCCGCGACTTCGACGTCCTGATCGGACATCTCCGCGAGGTCGTCGCCGAGTTCGAGGTGCGCGACCAGCCCGCCGCGCGCCGCCTGGTTTCGAAGTTCGTCACCGACCGCGGGGTCGCGAAACGGCGGCTCACCCGCGCGCTCGCCAGCCCCCGCTACGCCTCGATGCTGCAGGACATCGGCCGTCTCGCCCGGCAACCCGCCGCCGAGGAACCCACGTCCGAGGCCGCTCCCACGTCGGCCGACCTGGTCGCCGGTCTCGCGAAGCCGCATCGAAAGCTCGCGAAGGCCGTGAAGGCGCTTCCCTCCAACCCGCCGGATGACGACCTTCACGCGCTTCGCATCTACGGCAAGAAGCTGCGCTACGCAGCCGAGATGGCGAAGCCGGCCGCGAAGAAGAAGCAGGCGGCGAGGATCCAGCAGCTGATCAAGGCGACGAAGGACCTTCAGACCGTTCTCGGTGACCACCAAGACGCCTGTATCGCGGCCGATCGCATGCGCGACGTGGTGAGTTCGGTCGATTCCGAAGTCGCCTTCATCGCGGGCCGGGTCGCGGAGAAGGAGTTGCTGCGCCGGGCCGAGGTCCGTGCCGTGTGGCGCGATGTCTGGGCGGAGGTCGACGCCGCCGCTCAGGCGGTGAGCCCGCGGATGTAG
- a CDS encoding chitinase, giving the protein MFGRVSRLLAITGAAVLAVTTLVVLTPAQASVDAEVCAVKSKPAGKILQGYWENWDGAANGVHPPMGWIPITDARIKANGYNVINAAFPVILSDGTAKWEDGMDATVKVATPSEMCAAKDAGATILMSIGGATAGIDLNSTTVADKFVATIVPILKKYNFDGIDIDIETGLVGNGNISTLSASQKNLIRIIDGVLAAMPPNFGLTMAPETAYVTGGSVVYGSIWGAYLPIIKKYADNGKLWWLNMQYYNGSMYGCSGDSYQAGTVQGFVAQTNCLDKGLVIQGQTIRVPYDKQAPGLPAQAGAGGGYMSPSLVSQAYRSIPALKGLMTWSINWDGSRNWTFGNNVRSLQGR; this is encoded by the coding sequence ATGTTCGGTCGCGTCTCACGGCTGCTCGCAATCACCGGCGCGGCGGTACTCGCCGTCACCACACTCGTCGTCCTGACCCCGGCGCAGGCCTCGGTGGACGCCGAAGTCTGCGCGGTCAAATCGAAGCCCGCGGGCAAGATCCTGCAGGGCTATTGGGAAAACTGGGACGGCGCCGCGAACGGCGTCCATCCGCCGATGGGCTGGATCCCGATCACCGACGCGCGGATCAAGGCCAACGGGTACAACGTGATCAACGCTGCCTTTCCGGTCATCCTGTCCGACGGAACGGCCAAATGGGAGGATGGGATGGACGCGACTGTGAAGGTCGCGACCCCGTCCGAAATGTGCGCCGCGAAGGACGCGGGCGCGACGATCCTGATGTCCATCGGCGGTGCCACCGCGGGCATCGACCTGAACTCGACGACGGTGGCGGACAAATTCGTCGCGACCATCGTGCCGATCCTGAAGAAGTACAACTTCGACGGGATCGACATCGACATCGAGACCGGCCTCGTGGGCAACGGGAACATCAGCACGCTTTCCGCGTCGCAGAAGAACCTCATCCGCATCATCGACGGCGTGCTCGCCGCGATGCCGCCGAACTTCGGGCTCACCATGGCACCCGAGACCGCCTACGTCACCGGCGGCAGCGTCGTCTACGGCTCGATCTGGGGCGCGTACCTGCCGATCATCAAGAAGTACGCGGACAACGGCAAGCTGTGGTGGCTGAACATGCAGTACTACAACGGAAGCATGTACGGCTGCTCCGGCGATTCGTACCAGGCGGGCACAGTTCAGGGTTTCGTCGCGCAGACGAACTGCCTCGACAAGGGCTTGGTGATCCAGGGCCAGACGATCCGCGTTCCTTACGACAAGCAGGCCCCGGGTCTGCCCGCGCAGGCCGGTGCCGGTGGCGGTTACATGTCGCCGAGCCTGGTTTCCCAGGCGTACCGCAGCATTCCGGCGCTGAAGGGCCTGATGACCTGGTCGATCAACTGGGACGGCTCGCGGAACTGGACCTTCGGGAACAACGTGAGGTCACTGCAGGGCCGCTAA